A DNA window from Impatiens glandulifera chromosome 7, dImpGla2.1, whole genome shotgun sequence contains the following coding sequences:
- the LOC124910257 gene encoding two-pore potassium channel 1-like has translation MADDIALMPLGSSSSSIKLPVEIIENEKNPSFIRGIHTSFWRVGLFLTAYMGVGTICFYLLRNQMSGRKTNGFLDAIYFCAVTMTTVGYGDLVPSTVLSKLLACALVFTGMALVGFILSNAADHLVEKQKILLVKALHSKNNAGPDVIEAKYKCLIVLSVLLVMIVTGTIFFVKVEKFDLVDAFYCVCSTITTLGYGDKSFSTKGGRVFAVFWILTATIVLAQLFLYLAEMYTERRQRKLVKWVLEGKMTRRDLEIADIDNDGVVGPAEFAIYKLKEMGKISHEDVLLVMKEFDGFDFDQS, from the exons ATGGCAGATGACATAGCATTAATGCCCTTAGGATCATCATCTTCCTCAATAAAACTCCCCGTTGAAATCATAGAAAACGAAAAAAACCCATCATTTATTCGTGGAATCCATACAAGTTTTTGGAGAGTAGGATTATTCTTAACCGCCTACATGGGTGTCGGCACAATCTGTTTCTACCTACTCAGAAACCAAATGTCAGGACGTAAAACAAATGGATTTCTCGATGCTATCTATTTCTGCGCAGTAACCATGACCACGGTCGGTTATGGTGATCTTGTGCCCAGCACTGTACTTTCAAAGCTCCTAGCATGTGCTTTAGTCTTCACAGGAATGGCTTTGGTTGGATTCATACTTAGCAATGCTGCTGATCATTTAGTTGAAAAGCAGAAAATTCTGTTAGTCAAGGCATTGCATAGTAAAAATAATGCTGGTCCAGATGTGATTGAAGCGAAATACAAATGTCTTATTGTGTTGTCTGTTTTATTGGTGATGATAGTAACCGGGACTATTTTCTTTGTGAAAGTTGAAAAGTTTGATTTAGTGGATGCGTTCTATTGTGTGTGTTCGACTATTACCACTCTTGGATATGGAGACAAGAGCTTTTCTACGAAAGGTGGTCGTGTTTTCGCGGTGTTTTGGATTTTGACCGCGACTATAGTCTTAGCTCAGCTTTTTCTTTACCTTGCTGAGATGTACACTGAGAGAAGACAAAGGAAATTGGTGAAATGGGTTCTTGAGGGAAAGATGACTAGAAGGGATTTGGAGATTGCTGATATCGATAATGATGGGGTTGTTGG GCCAGCTGAATTTGCCATATATAAGTTGAAGGAGATGGGGAAGATCAGTCATGAAGATGTCCTTTTGGTGATGAAAGAGTTTGAtggttttgattttgatcaatcTTGA